One stretch of Chryseobacterium sp. LJ668 DNA includes these proteins:
- a CDS encoding carboxylate-amine ligase, with the protein MHQFTIGIEEEYQIIDLESRDLVSHVSKIIEGGKAVLSENLKHEMHESMIEMETGICQNIQEAQTELTNLRRHLINTAHEQGLRVSGGGTHPFSNWEHNTITNGERYNKIVDDMGDVARGNLIFGLHVHIGIPNREEGVRIQNVMRYFLPHVYALSVNSPFWIGRNTGFRSYRQEIFVKFPRTGIPSYFNSLAEFDSYVDLLVKTGTIDNAKKIWWDLRVHPFYPTIEFRICDMPLRIEETVCLAAIMQSLVAKIYKLHQQNLSFRSYRRLLLNENKWRASRDGIHSQLIDFGKEESVPYADLLKELLEFIDDVVDDLGCRKEVEYAWTILENGTGADRQLKVFEETGDLKKVVDYMISETEYGITHSENAS; encoded by the coding sequence ATGCATCAGTTTACTATTGGCATTGAAGAAGAATATCAGATCATCGATTTGGAAAGCAGAGATTTGGTTTCACATGTTTCAAAAATCATTGAAGGAGGAAAGGCGGTTTTAAGTGAAAACTTAAAGCACGAAATGCACGAATCAATGATTGAAATGGAGACCGGAATCTGCCAAAACATTCAGGAAGCTCAGACTGAGCTGACGAATCTGAGGAGACACCTCATTAATACTGCGCATGAACAAGGACTTCGTGTATCCGGTGGCGGAACGCACCCTTTTTCAAATTGGGAACACAATACTATCACCAATGGCGAGCGTTACAACAAAATTGTAGATGACATGGGCGATGTGGCCCGTGGAAATCTTATTTTTGGTCTGCATGTTCACATCGGGATTCCAAACCGTGAGGAAGGAGTAAGAATTCAGAATGTAATGCGATATTTTTTACCGCACGTTTATGCGCTTTCCGTAAATTCACCTTTCTGGATTGGTAGAAACACAGGTTTCAGATCATACAGACAGGAGATTTTTGTTAAATTTCCGCGAACAGGAATTCCTAGCTATTTCAATTCTTTGGCAGAGTTTGACAGCTATGTTGATCTTTTGGTAAAAACAGGAACGATCGATAATGCGAAAAAAATCTGGTGGGATCTGCGTGTTCATCCGTTCTACCCCACTATCGAATTCAGGATTTGTGATATGCCTTTACGAATTGAAGAAACAGTTTGTCTGGCTGCAATCATGCAAAGCTTGGTAGCAAAAATTTACAAATTGCACCAGCAGAATTTAAGTTTCAGAAGCTACAGAAGATTATTGTTGAATGAAAATAAATGGCGTGCTTCAAGAGACGGAATTCACTCTCAATTGATCGATTTTGGAAAAGAAGAATCTGTTCCTTATGCGGATTTGTTGAAAGAATTACTAGAATTTATAGATGATGTTGTAGACGATTTAGGATGTAGAAAAGAGGTCGAATATGCATGGACGATTCTAGAAAACGGAACAGGTGCAGACCGACAACTTAAAGTCTTTGAAGAAACGGGAGATCTGAAGAAAGTCGTTGATTACATGATCTCTGAAACAGAATATGGTATTACGCATAGCGAAAATGCTTCGTAA
- a CDS encoding type 1 glutamine amidotransferase produces the protein MKDVRIALLDMNNNHVNQGFKNIKEISEAFRQQSEENISIQVFDVRYKNEMPNIEDFDIFISSGGPGNPHREGHDWEQKFADFLDSVYYYNKENDSKKYLFLICHSFQLASIHWKLGNICKRKSYSFGVMPVHKTEEGEQEFLLKNLPDPFYAVDSRAYQFIEPDYPRFNELGMKVVAIEKFRPHINLERAIMAIRFSEEIFGTQFHPEANPAGMIENLKDEKNKNAMIENFGTEKYLETLDRMNDDDKIVLTQAQILPRFLSFAKKNILREIKALA, from the coding sequence ATGAAAGATGTAAGAATTGCTTTGCTAGACATGAATAATAACCATGTCAATCAAGGATTTAAAAATATCAAAGAAATTTCTGAGGCTTTCCGGCAACAATCTGAAGAGAATATCAGCATTCAGGTTTTTGATGTAAGATATAAAAATGAAATGCCGAATATTGAAGATTTTGATATATTTATTTCATCAGGAGGTCCCGGAAATCCTCACAGGGAAGGACATGATTGGGAACAGAAATTTGCCGATTTTTTAGATTCAGTATATTATTACAACAAGGAAAATGATTCAAAAAAATACCTGTTTTTAATTTGTCATTCTTTTCAGCTGGCAAGCATACATTGGAAATTAGGAAATATATGTAAAAGAAAATCTTATTCTTTTGGTGTAATGCCTGTGCACAAAACTGAAGAAGGTGAGCAAGAATTCTTATTAAAAAACTTGCCCGATCCTTTTTATGCAGTAGATTCAAGGGCTTATCAATTTATTGAGCCCGATTATCCTAGATTTAATGAGTTGGGAATGAAGGTTGTTGCAATTGAAAAATTCCGTCCGCATATTAATCTGGAAAGAGCAATTATGGCTATTCGTTTTTCCGAAGAAATTTTCGGAACACAGTTTCATCCTGAAGCCAATCCTGCAGGGATGATTGAAAATCTGAAAGACGAAAAGAACAAAAATGCCATGATAGAGAATTTCGGAACAGAGAAATATCTTGAAACATTAGACAGAATGAATGATGATGATAAAATCGTTCTTACACAAGCTCAGATTTTGCCCAGATTTTTGAGTTTTGCAAAAAAAAACATCTTGAGAGAAATTAAGGCTTTGGCTTAA
- the cphA gene encoding cyanophycin synthetase, with protein sequence MKIEKIQALRGPNIWSIRRKKLIQMRLDLEEMENYPTNKIEGFRERIEKLIPSLITHRCSEGTHGGFFHRVETGTWMGHVIEHIALEIQTLAGMETGFGRTRETRTPGVYNVVFDYIEENTGIYAAEQAVEIANALIEGTEYDIVACIQRLKEIRERVRLGPSTGSIVQEAVSRKIPWIRLGSNSLVQLGYGVNQQRFQATITGKTSSIAVDIACNKELTKRMLHDAAIPVPTGDVITDEEQLRSVIDKIGYPIVTKPLDGNHGKGSSINVNDWEAAKIGLEHAQKYSNKVIVEKYITGYDFRVLVINNKMVAAARRVPAHVVGDGEMNIQQLIDKENKDTRRGYGHENVLTEIAVDKDTTELLDKLQYTLETVPQKGEVVYLKSTANLSTGGTSIDVTDMVHPENITMAERISKIIGLDVCGIDIMAENLTQPLKESGGAIIEVNAAPGFRMHLAPSEGLPRNVAAPVVDMLYPQGKPFTIPIIAVTGTNGKTTTTRLISHIVKNNGYRVGFTTSDGIYIQNTMLTKGDTTGPVSAEFILKDPTVEFAVLETARGGILRSGLGFSQCDIGVLTNIKEDHLGLNDIHNLKDLTKVKRVVLDSVKKNGWSVLNAQDEYSMRIINDLPSNVAIFSLDENNEYIKKFAKEGKITCVYEEGFVTIKKGDWKIRIGKAKDFPITMEGKAKFMIDNVLAASLACYLQGFGIEDISNSLRTFIPSAQLTPGRLNIFKFKNFKVLIDFAHNPAGYEAIEDYLKNVESTKKIGIISGVGDRRDEDITLCGQIAGRMFDYIIIRNEKHLRGRKEEEINGLIIDGIQKSGRDVSYEIIPKEIEALKHAMSMAEEGTFITALSDVISNAIDLVQEYQARELLEDGKV encoded by the coding sequence GATACAAGCTTTGAGGGGACCTAATATCTGGAGCATTAGAAGAAAGAAGCTGATACAAATGCGTTTGGATCTTGAAGAGATGGAGAATTATCCAACCAATAAAATCGAAGGTTTTCGTGAACGAATAGAAAAGCTGATCCCATCATTGATTACGCACAGGTGTTCTGAAGGTACACATGGTGGCTTTTTCCATCGTGTAGAAACAGGAACATGGATGGGACATGTGATAGAGCATATTGCTTTAGAAATTCAGACATTGGCAGGTATGGAAACCGGCTTTGGAAGAACCCGCGAAACACGAACACCCGGAGTATATAATGTAGTTTTTGATTATATTGAAGAAAATACAGGTATTTATGCTGCCGAACAAGCCGTAGAAATAGCTAATGCATTAATAGAAGGTACTGAATATGATATTGTTGCCTGTATCCAAAGGTTAAAAGAAATAAGGGAACGTGTACGTTTGGGTCCTTCTACAGGAAGTATCGTTCAGGAAGCGGTATCCAGAAAAATTCCCTGGATAAGACTTGGTAGCAATTCATTGGTTCAGCTCGGCTATGGTGTTAATCAGCAGAGATTTCAGGCAACCATTACCGGAAAGACGAGCTCTATCGCGGTAGACATTGCATGCAATAAAGAACTGACTAAGAGAATGCTGCATGATGCAGCAATTCCTGTTCCTACAGGTGATGTAATTACTGATGAAGAGCAGCTTCGAAGTGTAATTGACAAAATAGGCTATCCTATTGTAACCAAACCTTTAGACGGTAATCATGGAAAAGGTTCTTCAATTAATGTAAATGATTGGGAAGCTGCAAAAATTGGTTTGGAGCACGCTCAGAAATATTCCAATAAAGTAATTGTTGAGAAATATATTACCGGGTATGATTTCAGAGTTTTGGTCATAAACAATAAAATGGTTGCTGCGGCACGGAGAGTTCCGGCCCATGTTGTAGGTGACGGCGAAATGAATATTCAACAACTGATTGATAAAGAAAATAAAGACACTAGAAGAGGATACGGACATGAAAATGTACTTACCGAAATCGCAGTAGATAAAGATACTACAGAATTACTTGATAAACTTCAATATACTTTAGAAACTGTTCCTCAAAAGGGAGAAGTCGTTTATCTAAAATCCACAGCCAATCTTTCAACAGGGGGTACTTCCATTGATGTTACCGATATGGTACATCCGGAAAATATCACGATGGCAGAAAGAATTTCTAAAATCATCGGTTTAGATGTTTGCGGAATTGATATTATGGCCGAAAACCTTACCCAGCCTCTAAAGGAAAGCGGCGGAGCAATTATTGAAGTAAATGCTGCACCGGGTTTCAGAATGCATCTTGCACCTAGCGAAGGCCTTCCGAGAAACGTCGCAGCACCGGTTGTAGATATGTTATATCCTCAGGGGAAACCATTCACAATTCCTATTATTGCGGTTACGGGAACAAATGGGAAGACGACTACCACAAGACTAATATCGCACATTGTTAAAAATAATGGGTACAGAGTTGGTTTTACTACATCAGACGGTATTTACATTCAAAATACAATGCTGACGAAAGGCGATACCACCGGACCGGTCTCTGCAGAATTTATATTAAAGGATCCAACGGTAGAATTTGCCGTACTTGAAACTGCAAGAGGCGGAATTCTTCGTTCAGGATTAGGTTTTTCTCAGTGTGACATCGGAGTTTTGACCAATATCAAAGAAGATCACTTAGGTTTGAATGACATCCATAATCTAAAAGATTTAACCAAGGTAAAAAGGGTAGTACTCGACAGCGTAAAGAAAAACGGCTGGAGTGTTCTGAATGCCCAAGATGAATATTCTATGAGAATCATCAATGATTTACCGAGCAATGTTGCTATTTTTAGTTTAGACGAAAACAATGAGTACATCAAGAAGTTTGCTAAAGAAGGAAAAATTACCTGCGTTTATGAAGAAGGTTTTGTAACCATCAAAAAAGGCGATTGGAAAATAAGAATCGGAAAAGCCAAAGACTTCCCGATTACAATGGAAGGAAAGGCGAAATTCATGATTGATAATGTATTGGCAGCGAGTTTAGCTTGTTATCTTCAAGGTTTCGGAATTGAGGATATTTCAAATTCATTAAGAACATTCATTCCGAGTGCACAGCTTACACCGGGCAGACTGAATATTTTTAAATTTAAAAACTTCAAGGTTTTAATAGATTTTGCGCACAATCCTGCCGGATATGAAGCTATTGAAGATTATCTTAAAAATGTAGAATCAACCAAAAAAATAGGTATTATTTCAGGAGTGGGCGACCGTAGAGATGAAGACATCACATTGTGCGGACAAATCGCCGGAAGAATGTTTGATTATATTATTATCCGAAACGAAAAACATCTTCGTGGAAGAAAAGAAGAAGAAATCAACGGTTTGATTATCGACGGAATACAAAAATCCGGAAGAGATGTCAGCTATGAAATTATTCCGAAGGAAATTGAAGCCTTAAAGCATGCGATGAGCATGGCTGAAGAAGGCACATTCATTACCGCTTTAAGCGATGTTATTTCAAATGCTATTGATCTCGTACAGGAATATCAGGCAAGAGAGTTGCTAGAAGATGGTAAAGTTTAA
- a CDS encoding alpha/beta hydrolase-fold protein yields MPHIEHTDYYSHILGTSLKVEVTGHFGYPIIMFPTSQGQYTQNHDFHLNSSINWFVEQGKVKLYNIQTIDAWSFYDDKISPQQRIRNYEKYVQFLIQEFVPYIQKMHQTHRVAVAGASFGGYHAANFAFRFPDVVSHLFSLSGAFSIRNFMDGYSDELVYFNCPREFVKDDQAWKYKHMHIVLSTSDEDICRDKNVEMAGILRSKGIDFWYDEKKWINHDWPLWRMAFPDFIGTFFS; encoded by the coding sequence ATGCCACATATAGAACACACAGATTATTACTCACATATATTAGGAACAAGTCTCAAAGTTGAAGTTACCGGACATTTTGGTTATCCTATTATCATGTTTCCGACTTCTCAGGGACAATACACTCAAAATCATGACTTTCATTTGAACAGCAGCATCAATTGGTTTGTTGAGCAGGGAAAAGTGAAATTATACAATATTCAGACGATTGATGCATGGAGTTTTTATGATGATAAAATTTCACCACAACAGAGAATAAGAAACTATGAAAAATATGTACAGTTTCTTATTCAGGAATTTGTACCGTACATTCAGAAAATGCATCAAACCCATCGTGTTGCAGTTGCCGGAGCGAGCTTCGGAGGATATCATGCAGCCAATTTTGCATTTAGATTTCCAGATGTAGTTTCTCATCTATTCAGTCTTTCGGGGGCATTCAGCATCAGAAATTTTATGGACGGTTATTCCGATGAATTGGTTTATTTTAACTGTCCGAGAGAATTTGTAAAAGATGATCAGGCATGGAAATACAAACATATGCACATTGTTCTGAGCACTTCAGATGAAGATATCTGTAGAGATAAAAATGTAGAGATGGCAGGAATTCTCCGCTCCAAAGGAATCGATTTCTGGTATGATGAAAAAAAATGGATCAATCATGATTGGCCACTCTGGAGAATGGCATTCCCTGATTTTATAGGGACCTTTTTCTCTTAA
- a CDS encoding ATP-grasp domain-containing protein, with protein sequence MAKKVGILFGMEDTFPWAFIDKVNELGKGEIVAEAVTIDKLEQGADYGYAVIIDRISQDVPFYRAYLKNAALNGTYVINNPFWWSADEKFFNNALMSKLGIPLPNTVLLPSYERPTDTSETSFRNLKFPHDWDYIFNYVGFPAYMKPHDGGGWKSVYRVENAEDLWEKLGETEQLVMMVQEEIVFQDYYRVYCLGKKYVHIMPYEPRNPHHLRYATTHQTEGKDLEKLLKVIHDYTIKMNEALGYDFNTVEFAVRDGIPYAIDFCNPAPDADRNSVGEENFAWIVEHSAKLAIEKAKEYVPGKQNISWGTFVKNSVK encoded by the coding sequence ATGGCAAAAAAAGTAGGAATTCTATTCGGTATGGAAGATACGTTTCCGTGGGCATTTATTGATAAAGTAAACGAACTTGGTAAAGGAGAAATCGTTGCCGAAGCAGTAACAATCGACAAATTGGAACAAGGTGCAGATTACGGTTATGCCGTTATTATTGACAGAATTTCTCAGGATGTTCCATTTTACAGAGCATATTTAAAAAACGCTGCATTGAATGGAACTTACGTTATCAACAACCCATTTTGGTGGAGTGCTGATGAAAAATTTTTCAATAATGCATTAATGTCTAAACTAGGAATTCCACTGCCGAATACTGTTTTGCTTCCATCATATGAAAGACCGACAGATACTTCAGAAACATCATTCAGAAACCTGAAGTTCCCGCATGACTGGGATTACATTTTTAATTATGTTGGTTTCCCCGCTTATATGAAACCTCATGATGGTGGAGGCTGGAAAAGCGTTTACCGGGTTGAAAATGCAGAAGATCTTTGGGAAAAACTGGGAGAGACAGAGCAATTGGTCATGATGGTACAGGAAGAAATTGTTTTCCAGGATTATTACAGGGTGTATTGCTTAGGTAAAAAATATGTTCACATTATGCCGTACGAACCAAGAAATCCGCATCATTTGAGATATGCTACTACACATCAGACAGAAGGAAAAGATTTAGAAAAATTGCTGAAAGTCATTCATGATTACACCATCAAAATGAATGAAGCTTTAGGATATGATTTCAATACCGTAGAATTTGCGGTAAGAGATGGTATTCCGTATGCTATTGATTTCTGTAATCCTGCACCTGATGCTGACAGAAACTCCGTTGGTGAAGAAAACTTTGCGTGGATTGTAGAACATTCTGCAAAATTGGCTATCGAAAAAGCAAAAGAATATGTTCCTGGAAAACAGAATATCTCTTGGGGAACTTTCGTAAAAAATTCAGTAAAATAA
- a CDS encoding ATP-grasp domain-containing protein — protein sequence MEEKTIVCISCYYKGYDFMEEMKKLGNKIILITSENLKEKNWPWEAIDEVFYMPEMKPSVWNLDHLVQGFSHLMKTRKVDAVIALDDYDVEKAALIRETFRIPGMGQTTHRYFRDKLAMRQKAKDSGINVPEFTAVFNDQEVENFTNKISAPWVLKPRSEASASGIKKLKTKEALWEALEKLGEERHLFLLESFKPGDVYHVDSLTFNKEIVFTSASKYLAPPMEVSHEGGVFRTKTLGRYSDEFKALDEANTRVLKNFGLLNGATHTEFIRGKEDGKWYFLETSSRVGGAHIPDLVEASSNINIWREWAKIEDALLRGKNYEVSKPTGYYSGLIVALIKDKEPDYNQFECEEVVKFLPIDYHVGIVYKSNDSEKVVERLDRAAEKIHAHLLNIIPPKEKPTA from the coding sequence ATGGAGGAGAAAACTATTGTTTGCATTTCGTGCTATTACAAAGGTTACGATTTTATGGAAGAGATGAAGAAACTCGGAAATAAAATTATATTAATAACATCGGAAAATCTTAAAGAAAAAAATTGGCCTTGGGAGGCCATTGACGAGGTTTTCTATATGCCCGAAATGAAACCGTCTGTCTGGAATTTAGATCACCTCGTTCAGGGATTTTCACATTTGATGAAAACTCGAAAAGTTGATGCCGTCATTGCATTAGATGATTATGATGTAGAAAAAGCGGCTTTAATTCGTGAAACATTCCGTATTCCCGGAATGGGACAGACTACACATCGTTACTTCAGAGACAAACTCGCAATGCGCCAGAAAGCAAAAGATTCAGGAATTAATGTACCTGAATTTACTGCAGTATTTAATGATCAGGAAGTTGAGAATTTCACCAATAAAATTTCTGCTCCATGGGTTCTTAAGCCAAGATCCGAAGCATCTGCATCCGGAATTAAAAAACTAAAGACTAAAGAAGCGCTTTGGGAAGCATTGGAAAAACTTGGTGAAGAACGTCACTTATTTCTTTTAGAAAGCTTCAAACCCGGAGATGTTTATCACGTTGACAGTTTGACATTTAATAAAGAAATCGTATTCACTTCCGCATCAAAATATTTAGCACCACCCATGGAAGTTTCTCATGAAGGTGGAGTATTTAGAACCAAAACTTTGGGAAGATATTCAGACGAATTTAAAGCGTTGGACGAAGCCAATACAAGAGTTTTGAAGAATTTTGGTCTGCTCAACGGCGCTACACATACAGAATTTATCCGCGGAAAAGAAGACGGAAAATGGTATTTTCTTGAAACTTCGTCACGAGTTGGCGGTGCACATATTCCAGATTTAGTGGAAGCTTCGAGCAATATTAATATCTGGCGCGAATGGGCGAAAATTGAAGATGCACTTTTGAGAGGCAAAAACTACGAAGTTTCTAAACCTACAGGATATTATTCTGGATTGATTGTAGCTTTGATTAAAGATAAAGAACCCGATTACAACCAGTTTGAATGTGAAGAAGTCGTGAAATTCCTTCCGATAGATTATCATGTAGGAATTGTGTACAAATCAAACGATTCTGAAAAAGTAGTTGAAAGACTTGATCGTGCTGCTGAAAAAATACATGCACATTTACTCAATATTATTCCACCGAAAGAAAAACCGACTGCATAA